DNA from Microbacterium foliorum:
CGGGTGCCGCGGATGTCGAGTGGCCCTGCAACGACGACAAGTACATCGTGCACTTCCCCGAGACGCTCGAGGTGTACTCGTTCGGCTCCGGATACGGCGGCAACGCGATCCTCGCCAAGAAGTGCTTCGCGCTGCGCATCGCCTCGGTGATCGCCCGTGACGAGGGATGGCTCGCCGAGCACATGCTGCTCATCCGGGTCATCGATCCTGCAGGCAAGGCCTACCACGTCGCCGCAGCCTTCCCCTCGGCGTGCGGCAAGACGAACCTCGCCATGCTGCGTCCGACGATCCCCGGGTGGCGCGTCGAGACTCTGGGCGACGACATCGCGTGGATCCGCCCGGGCGAGGACGGCCGCCTCTGGGCGATCAACCCCGAGGCCGGGTTCTTCGGCGTCGCGCCCGGCACCGGCGAATCGACCAACGTCACCGCGGTCGAGACCCTCTGGGGCAACACGATCTTCACGAACGTGGCGCTGCGTCCCGACGGCGACGTGTGGTGGGAGGGACTGACCGATCAGGCGCCCGCGCACCTGATCGACTGGGAGGGAAACGACTGGACGCCGGACTCGGGGCGTCCGGCCGCGCACCCCAACTCTCGTTTCACCGTCTCTGCCGCACAGTGCCCGCAGATCTCGGAGGACTGGGAGCAGGCGGTGCCGCTCGACGTCATCCTGTTCGGCGGACGCCGCGCGACCAACGTGCCGCTCGTCGTGGAGGCGACGGACTGGACGCACGGAGTGTTCCTCGGCTCGAACATCTCGTCGGAGCGCACGGCCGCCGCCGAGGGCACGGTCGGCGAGCTGCGCCGCGATCCGTTCGCCATGCTGCCCTTCTGCGGCTACAACATGGCCGACTACTTCGGTCACTGGCTCACGGTCGGTCGCGGCCTGCGGTTCGATCGCGCACCGCGCATCTTCCAGGTCAACTGGTTCCGTCGCGGTTCCGACGGGCGCTTCCTGTGGCCCGGCTTCGGCGACAACTCACGGGTCGTCGACTGGATCATCCGCCGCATCGCGGGCGAGGTCTCGACAGTGGACAGCCCGATCGGCCGTCTGCCGATCGTGTCGGATCTCAACCTCGATGGCATCGACGTGCCGCAGGCCGACCTCGACGAGCTGTTCGCCGTCGACACCGAGGCCTGGAAGCATGAGGCCGACCTCACCGAGGAGTTCTACGACACCTTCGGCGAGAAGGTGCCGGCAGCTCTCCGCGCCGAACTGGCATCGCTGCGCTACCGCCTCGACAAGGCGTGACAGACCGGGCGCCGGTTCGGGGGAGCCGGCGTCCCACCCTTCCCCCCCCCCCCGACCCGCGAGGGCGGGACGTCGGAGACGAACCCATGGCTGAGTGGTCTCCGGCATCCCGCCCTCGCGCACTCTCGTGTGTGCGCCTCGCTCAGGCCAGCAGCTGGTGCCGGGCCAGGTCACGGTAGAGCGGCGTCGACTCCACGAGCTCGGCGTGCGTGCCCTGTCCGACGACGGTGCCGTCCTGCAGTACCACGATCAGGTCGCTGTCGACCACCGTCGACAGCCGGTGCGCGATGACGATGAGCGTGCGGTCGGTGGAGACCGCGTCGATCGCCTCGCGCATGCGCTGCTCGTTCACGCCGTCGAGCGACGACGTGGATTCATCGAGCAGCAGGATCGGTGCATCCGTGAGCAGGGCACGGGCGATCGCGAGACGCTGACGCTCTCCGCCCGAGAGCATCACGCCGTCTTCGCCGACGGGAGCCGAGAGGCCGAGTGGGCTGCGCTCGAGCACATCGCCGAGGTTCACCGCGCGCAGCACCTGTTCGCATGCCGCATCGGAGGCGTCGGGCGATGCGAGGCGCAGGTTGTCGGCGAGCGTCCCGGCGAGCGTGGGGGCATCCTGCTCGACGTATCCGAACTGCGCCCGAAGCTCATCCCGGGGGTACGTGCGCGCATCGTGCCCGTACAGGCGGATCGAGCCGCCCGTCGGGTCGTAGAAGCGCTCGATGAGCGACAGGATCGTGCTCTTGCCGGCGCCGCTGGGACCCACGAGTGCCACGCGGGCGCCGCGGGGCACGGCAAACGAGACGCCGCGCAGCACGTCGCGGTCGGGGCCGGAGGCGTCGGCCGTCTCGAGCGTGCCGCTGCGTTCGAGGTGCGCGTCGGCGAGCAGCGTCTTCGCCTCCTTCGCCGCGGCCTCACGGGCGGCGACGACGTTCTCGGGATAGTGGAAGCGCACATCGCGGAACTCGAGAGCGGGCGCCGCGGGGTCTGCCGCATCGCGCGGGATCGACGTGGCGGTCTGTGCGTCGTCCTGGGTCTCGGTCGGCAGGTTCAGCACCTCCTGGATGCGGCCGAGCGCGCCCAGCGCCTGGTTCACCGAGGTGATGGCCCCGAAGGTCGTCGCGAGCGGCATCACGAGCATGAACAGGAAGAGGATGAAGGTGATCAGCGAGGCGATCGTGATCGTGCCGGCGGCGACGCGGAAGCCGCCGACGCCCAGCACGACGAGCATGGACACCTGCAGCGCCACGCCCGCGATCGGCACGACCAGCGAGGAGATCTTCGCGATCCGCACGCCGATCCCGTACGCCTCCGTCGCGAGCGTCGACACCGATGCGGTCTCGCGCTCGGTGGCTCCGGAGGCTCGGACGGTGCGGATGGATCCCACGGCACGCTCGACGCCGGACGCGAGCTCGCCCACCTTCTCCTGCTGGGCCGTCGACGCCGTGCGGATGCGGCCGCTGAGTGCCACCACGACGACCACGGAGACGCCGATCACCACGACGATGAGCAGCAGCAGCACCGGGTCGATCACGAGCATGGCGATCAGCGCGCCGAGGAACAGGATCGCGCTGCCGACGGCATCCGCCAGCCCCTGCGTGAGCACGGCGTAGAGCAGCGTGGTGTCGGTGCCGACCCGCGAGACCAGGTCGCCGGTGCGGCGGGCGTCGAACTCGCTGATCGGCAGATGCAGGATGCGGGAGATGAGCTTGCGCCGGCTGGAGTAGACGACGGCAGTGCCGGTGCGCTGCAGCAGATAGTGCTGGTACCCCGAGATGATCGACGACACGACCACGAGTGCGATGAGCACCCACACGATGATGCCGAGACCCTCATCGGACTGCACGGCCTCGATGACCTGTCCCACCAGCAGCGGCTGAGCGAGCGAGGTCGCCGCGCCGAACACGCTGAGCACGGCGACGACGATGAGTGTGCGCTTGTGCTCGAAGAGGAAGGGGAGGAGCTGGCGGAAAGTGGCGCGCGGGCCGTCCTGGTGCGCGCCGCGTCCGCGTCGGCGTGGTGTCGCCGTGCTGGACATGCGGGACCTCGATCTGCTGGGGGAGTAGTTCGACCGTACTTCGTGCCGCGGCCGATTCTGTGGATGGGCTGTGCGCGTCTCGTGATGCGAGACTGGGGCGATGCTGGCTGCACCGAGACCCGTCCCCGGCGACCATGTCGCCATCCTCTCACCGGCCTTCGCCGCTCCGGCCGTCGCGCCGCAGATCCACGAGCAGGCGATGCGCCGGCTGCGGGACCTCACCGGTCTGATCCCCGTCGAGTATCCGACCACGCGTGAGCTCGATGCGACCCCCGAGGCGCGGGCCGCCGACGTGAACGCGGCCTTCGCGGACCCGCGCATCCGCGCCATTCTCGCCACCATCGGCGGCGACGATCAGATCCTCGTCGTGCCCCACCTCGACGCTGCGCTCGCGCAGGCAGACGCCAAGCCCTTCCTCGGCTACAGCGACAACACGAACATCCTCAACTGGCTCTGGGGCCTGGGCATCCGCGGGTACTACGGCGGATCCACCGCCGTGCACCTCGGCCCAGGGCCCGCGGTCGACGACGTGCACCTGCGGTCGCTGCGCGCGGCGCTGCTCGACGGCGGCGCGCTCGAGATCACGGAGCCCGGAGAGTCGGAGGACGTGGGGAGGCGATGGACCGACCCGCGCGCACTCACCGAGTACGGCGATCGGGTCGCGACCGAGGAGTGGACCTGGTCGGGTCCTGCCGTCCGCGTCGAAGGCCGCACCTGGGGCGGATGCCTCGAGGTGATCGATCAGCTCGCGCTCGCCGACCGGCTGCCGACCTCGTACGACCTGCGCGGCGGGATCCTGCTGCTCGAGACGAGCGAGGAACGCCCGGCGGCGAGCTGGGTGGCGCGCTGGCTGCGCGGGCTGGGCGAGCGGGGCATCATCGGCGCTGTCGCCGGGGTGGTGGTGGCGCGACCGCCGGTGAGCGACTTCGACTTCCGGCCGTCGGCGGAGGAGGCAGGCTCCCTTCGTGCGGCGCAGCGTGATGTCGTGATCGAGACGGTGGCGCGATACAACCCGGATGCCGTGGTCTGCGTGGGTGTGCCGTTCGGTCACACGCGGCCGCAGTGGATCGTGCCGTACGGCGGCGCGATGGTCCTCGACGGCGCCGCCAGGACGATCACGGCCTCGTACTGAGGGTCGTGCCGGCTGAGACGGCGTCCGGTCGCAGATCCAGTCGGCGAAGCACCTGGGCGTTGAGCGCGACGACGATGGTCGACAGGGACATCAGCACCGCTCCGACGGACATGGGGAGGATGAATCCGATCGGAGCGAGCACTCCGGCGGCAAGGGGGACCGAGAGCAGGTTGTAGCCGGCAGCCCACCACAGGTTCTGCGTCATCTTGCGGTAGCTGGCCCGCGACAGCTCTATCACCGAGAGCACGGACCGGGGGTCGTCGCTGGCGAGGATGACGCCGGCCGAAGCGATCGCGACATCCGTTCCCGCACCGATGGCGATGCCGACGTCGGCCTGTGCGAGGGCGGGGGCGTCGTTGACGCCGTCTCCGACCATCGCGACCTTGCGGCCCTCGTTCTGAAGCTCCTTCACCTTCGACGACTTGTCCTCCGGT
Protein-coding regions in this window:
- a CDS encoding phosphoenolpyruvate carboxykinase (GTP), whose translation is MAIAEVFTPRAASVAPVRTFGTAPTYDTPAMTELREWVDEIAALTQPASIHWVDGSRAENDWLLRGLVDEGKLIKLNPEWRPGSYLARSHPSDVARTEGRTFISSEREEDAGPTNNWAPPAQMREKMTEIFEGSMRGRTMFVVPFSMGPVGGPLSHIGVQITDSAYAVTSIGIMTRVGDAVTRQIADGAPWVKTVHSVGAPLAPGAADVEWPCNDDKYIVHFPETLEVYSFGSGYGGNAILAKKCFALRIASVIARDEGWLAEHMLLIRVIDPAGKAYHVAAAFPSACGKTNLAMLRPTIPGWRVETLGDDIAWIRPGEDGRLWAINPEAGFFGVAPGTGESTNVTAVETLWGNTIFTNVALRPDGDVWWEGLTDQAPAHLIDWEGNDWTPDSGRPAAHPNSRFTVSAAQCPQISEDWEQAVPLDVILFGGRRATNVPLVVEATDWTHGVFLGSNISSERTAAAEGTVGELRRDPFAMLPFCGYNMADYFGHWLTVGRGLRFDRAPRIFQVNWFRRGSDGRFLWPGFGDNSRVVDWIIRRIAGEVSTVDSPIGRLPIVSDLNLDGIDVPQADLDELFAVDTEAWKHEADLTEEFYDTFGEKVPAALRAELASLRYRLDKA
- a CDS encoding ABC transporter ATP-binding protein — encoded protein: MSSTATPRRRGRGAHQDGPRATFRQLLPFLFEHKRTLIVVAVLSVFGAATSLAQPLLVGQVIEAVQSDEGLGIIVWVLIALVVVSSIISGYQHYLLQRTGTAVVYSSRRKLISRILHLPISEFDARRTGDLVSRVGTDTTLLYAVLTQGLADAVGSAILFLGALIAMLVIDPVLLLLIVVVIGVSVVVVVALSGRIRTASTAQQEKVGELASGVERAVGSIRTVRASGATERETASVSTLATEAYGIGVRIAKISSLVVPIAGVALQVSMLVVLGVGGFRVAAGTITIASLITFILFLFMLVMPLATTFGAITSVNQALGALGRIQEVLNLPTETQDDAQTATSIPRDAADPAAPALEFRDVRFHYPENVVAAREAAAKEAKTLLADAHLERSGTLETADASGPDRDVLRGVSFAVPRGARVALVGPSGAGKSTILSLIERFYDPTGGSIRLYGHDARTYPRDELRAQFGYVEQDAPTLAGTLADNLRLASPDASDAACEQVLRAVNLGDVLERSPLGLSAPVGEDGVMLSGGERQRLAIARALLTDAPILLLDESTSSLDGVNEQRMREAIDAVSTDRTLIVIAHRLSTVVDSDLIVVLQDGTVVGQGTHAELVESTPLYRDLARHQLLA
- a CDS encoding S66 family peptidase yields the protein MLAAPRPVPGDHVAILSPAFAAPAVAPQIHEQAMRRLRDLTGLIPVEYPTTRELDATPEARAADVNAAFADPRIRAILATIGGDDQILVVPHLDAALAQADAKPFLGYSDNTNILNWLWGLGIRGYYGGSTAVHLGPGPAVDDVHLRSLRAALLDGGALEITEPGESEDVGRRWTDPRALTEYGDRVATEEWTWSGPAVRVEGRTWGGCLEVIDQLALADRLPTSYDLRGGILLLETSEERPAASWVARWLRGLGERGIIGAVAGVVVARPPVSDFDFRPSAEEAGSLRAAQRDVVIETVARYNPDAVVCVGVPFGHTRPQWIVPYGGAMVLDGAARTITASY